AGCAATCCAAGATTCAAAGGAGCACTGAGCATCGAATGTGCCAAAACCCATTCGGTGTCGTAGACAGCGTCCTCATATGGCCCAAAGATCGGTAGCTGATGTTTGATGAAGTGATCTAGAGCCCGAAGTGCCTCCTCGCGACTCCCGGCGAACTTTCTGGGTCCATCCTCGCCGATGAATCGGACTAGACCGGACGCTTCAAGGGCGTCTAAATCCCTGCGCACCTGCGCGTCAATTTCATCTTCCAAGACTTCAAAGTGTTGAACGCCAAGACCGCCCTTTGGCACTGGTTTTCGATTGTCATGGTCGAAGTTCCACTGCCCCCCGCAGGGCTCGGTGCCATCCATCAGAACACCGAGAGTTCTCCGCTGATTTCGGTAGAAGGTTTCCAAGAGAAGACCCTTGCCCTTGTTGGCAAGCCATTGTTCCCGACTGCTGCAGAAACCTCTCGGTTCCGAGAGCGATACGCCCAGAGAGTTGGCCAGTGCCAGCATAGGTCTAGAAGTGGGTGAAACCGCCCTCGTCACGATGTTTGGGTCAAGTTCGCGATAGCTGGCCAACTTGACCAGAGTCACCCTGGGATCCATTGCTCTAGCCCTTATCGCGTAGAGAATGAGATGGGCCTTTTGACGGTGATAAGTGCGCTTTGCGAACTGCGAAGTGACCTCAGGAAGAAGAATCTCTTCGCCTAAATCAAAATGTGGGCCGAGTTGGTCGGCAAATAACAGCTGCAATGGAAACCACCTATACGATTACAGAACAATCATGAGCAAGCTTTACTTCCGCTACGGCGCAATGAATTCAGGCAAGTCAACCGCCTTGCTTCAAGCCGCGTATAACTATGAGGAGCGATCTCAGCACGTCCTGCTTGCAAAGCCGGCGATCGACTCCAAGGGCGATCGAAAGATCGTTTCTAGGCTTGGCGTGACTCGAGAAGTAGATTTCCTCGTCGAACCGAAAGATAACCTGCGAGAGCTTTTCAAGGCGCATCGAGACAGCCAGACAGATAGCAACGAGATTGCATGCTTGCTAATTGATGAGGCTCAATTTTTGACCCCGGATCAGGTTGATCAAGCACTTGAACTAGCGGTCATAGACAAAGTGCCCGTTCTTGCCTACGGCATCAGAACTGATTTTCAAACCAAATCGTTTCCTGGAAGCCGCAGGTTGCTAGAAATAGCCCACTCGCTTGAGGAGCTCAAGACCATTTGTCGCTGTGGCCGCAAAGCCATGTTCAATGGTCGCGTCATCAACGGCACCTTCACCTTTGATGGTGAACAGGTCGCTATCGATGGCGATCACGTCAGCTACGAGTCTCTCTGCGCATCCTGTTACCTCGAGAAGAAGCAAGTCATCTAAGTGAGCGTTAGACTCCCAGCCTTCAGAGATGGTCACGCCCATCCAATATTCGCTGGCAGGGAGGCCTTAGGCCCTCAACTCGATGGCCTCAAAAGCATCGAACTTATTCTCGAAACTGTCGCCAAGTTTGCAAATGACAACCCAGCAACTGAGTGGATTGTCGGTGGGGCGTATGAACGCTCACTCGCCGACACATTTCTGGCGAGCTGGTTAGATGCGGTGGTGCCTGATCGCCCCGTGGTGTTGCACGCATCCGACCACCACACCATTTGGGTAAATTCTGAAGCGCTCAGGCGTGCGGGAGTACTCGATAACTTCCCACAGGTCTTCCCCGGTTTCGCAGACACCGATTCAGCGGGCAAACCAACTGGCACGCTAAGAGAGTCCGGCGCTATGGACGTTGTCCTCTCATGCATTCCGCCGCTCAGCATGGAGGCTGAGCTGAAGGCTCTGGCCTGGTCTCAAGAGCGACTACTGGAAAACGGAATTGTTCAAGTCCAAGATGCCTGGATTGAACGAGGTATGGCAGAAATTTACCTGCAAGCGCTTGAACGAAACCAGCTGAGAGTTGCCACCAATCTCGCGTTTAGAGTGACTCCAGAGAACTTCGAACGTGACCTCGAGTACTTCCTCGATCTCCGACAAAAGGTTCAAGAGGCAAACTCGCACCTGCTAACGGC
The genomic region above belongs to Aquiluna sp. KACHI24 and contains:
- a CDS encoding thymidine kinase — protein: MSKLYFRYGAMNSGKSTALLQAAYNYEERSQHVLLAKPAIDSKGDRKIVSRLGVTREVDFLVEPKDNLRELFKAHRDSQTDSNEIACLLIDEAQFLTPDQVDQALELAVIDKVPVLAYGIRTDFQTKSFPGSRRLLEIAHSLEELKTICRCGRKAMFNGRVINGTFTFDGEQVAIDGDHVSYESLCASCYLEKKQVI
- a CDS encoding cryptochrome/photolyase family protein, yielding MQLLFADQLGPHFDLGEEILLPEVTSQFAKRTYHRQKAHLILYAIRARAMDPRVTLVKLASYRELDPNIVTRAVSPTSRPMLALANSLGVSLSEPRGFCSSREQWLANKGKGLLLETFYRNQRRTLGVLMDGTEPCGGQWNFDHDNRKPVPKGGLGVQHFEVLEDEIDAQVRRDLDALEASGLVRFIGEDGPRKFAGSREEALRALDHFIKHQLPIFGPYEDAVYDTEWVLAHSMLSAPLNLGLLDPMEVVRRVEEAYRSGHAPLQSVEGFIRQVIGWRDYVWHLYWEFGEDYEGSNFLNANAPLPEWFANLRGDEVESRCVSHALESVSKNAWAHHIQRLMILGNFALQRGLNPRALNDWFIDAFVDGTPWVMPANVIGMSQYADGGRMSTKPYSAGGSYISKMTNLCGGCRFDPKVRVGPNACPMTAGYWNFLVANEAKLRGNPRMNQVFAGLSKLSDRSELVLQERARKRF